A portion of the Juglans microcarpa x Juglans regia isolate MS1-56 chromosome 1D, Jm3101_v1.0, whole genome shotgun sequence genome contains these proteins:
- the LOC121266850 gene encoding endochitinase EP3-like → MLAILSMKKNFLSTLVLIGIIAGAFPRYTEAQDCGCAADECCSKWGYCGTTDDYCGDGCQQGPCTPPPETNNISVSDIVTSEFFDGIISQADASCAGKSFYSRAAFLEALGSYDRFGRIGSIDDSKREIAAFFGHVTHETGHFCYIEEIDGPSKDYCDENNTEYPCNPDKGYYGRGPIQLSWNFNYGPAGKDIGFDGLNSPETVANDAVISFKTALWYWMNFVHSVIDQGFGATIRAINGALECDGGNPATVQRRIEYYTEYCNQLGVDPGENLSC, encoded by the exons ATGCTAGCGATCCTTAGCATGAAGAAGAATTTTCTAAGTACCCTTGTTCTGATAGGAATTATAGCTGGGGCCTTTCCAAGATACACTGAGGCTCAAGATTGTGGTTGTGCCGCAGATGAATGCTGCAGCAAATGGGGCTACTGTGGCACTACTGACGATTACTGTGGCGACGGGTGCCAACAGGGTCCTTGTACTCCCCCTCCTGAAACTAATAATATTTCGGTGTCTGATATTGTAACATCGGAGTTCTTCGATGGGATAATTAGCCAGGCTGATGCGAGTTGTGCTGGAAAGAGCTTCTACTCACGAGCAGCCTTTCTTGAAGCTCTCGGTTCATATGATCGATTTGGGAGGATTGGTTCTATTGATGATTCTAAGCGCGAGATTGCCGCCTTCTTTGGCCATGTAACTCATGAGACTGGAC ACTTTTGCTACATAGAGGAGATAGATGGTCCCTCCAAGGACTACTGTGACGAGAATAATACAGAGTATCCATGCAATCCAGATAAAGGTTACTATGGCCGTGGACCAATTCAACTATCTTGGAATTTTAACTATGGACCAGCAGGAAAGGACATTGGATTCGACGGGTTAAACTCTCCTGAAACAGTGGCAAATGATGCAGTCATTTCGTTTAAGACCGCCTTGTGGTATTGGATGAACTTTGTTCACTCAGTCATAGACCAAGGGTTTGGGGCAACAATTCGAGCCATTAATGGTGCCCTTGAATGTGATGGCGGAAACCCTGCAACAGTTCAAAGACGTATCGAGTATTACACTGAATATTGTAACCAATTAGGTGTTGATCCTGGCGAAAATCTCAGTTGCTAG